Proteins from one Monodelphis domestica isolate mMonDom1 chromosome 6, mMonDom1.pri, whole genome shotgun sequence genomic window:
- the LOC100026354 gene encoding olfactory receptor 5B12-like: MASMENKSEMNEFILVGLTDVPELQVPLFLMVTLIYLITLVGNLGIVALISWDSRLHTPMYFFLSNLSLVDFGYSSAVTPKVMAGLLTGDKVISYNGCAAQLFFFGAFATTESFLLASMAYDRHAAVCKPLHYTTTMTSTVCAYLVSGAYICGFLNSSIVTGNTFSLSFCRSNVVHHFFCDLPPLLVLSCSDIHIIELVIFISGLLSAFFPFLVIFTSYLFIFITILKIRSAEGFQKAFSTCASHLTAVFIFYGTIIFMYFQPSSSHSMDSDKMVSVFYTMVIPMLNPLIYSLRNKEVKNAFRKAVGGQWLQLDYPFP, from the coding sequence ATGGCATCAATGGAGAACAAATCTGAGATGAATGAATTCATCCTGGTAGGATTAACTGATGTTCCAGAGCTTCAGGTTCCTCTCTTCTTAATGGTGACCCTCATCTATCTCATCACCCTGGTTGGGAACCTGGGGATAGTAGCTCTGATCTCCTGGGACTCCCGTCTCCACACCCCCATGTACTTTTTCCTCAGTAATCTGTCTCTGGTGGATTTTGGCTACTCCTCAGCTGTTACTCCCAAGGTGATGGCTGGACTCCTTACAGGGGACAAAGTCATCTCCTATAATGGATGTGCTGCACAGTTGTTCTTCTTCGGGGCCTTTGCTACAACTGAAAGTTTCCTCTTAGCCTCCATGGCCTATGATCGCCATGCAGCTGTGTGTAAGCCCCTACATTATACCACTACCATGACTTCAACAGTATGTGCATATCTGGTCAGTGGGGCTTACATCTGTGGCTTTCTAAACTCCTCAATTGTTACTGGAAACACTTTTAGCCTTTCCTTCTGCAGGTCCAATGTGGTCCATCATTTTTTCTGTGATCTTCCGCCTCTCCTAGTTCTCTCTTGCTCTGATATTCACATCATTGAGTTAGTCATCTTTATCTCAGGGTTGTTAAGtgcctttttcccatttcttgttATCTTCACCTCTTATTTGTTCATCTTCATTACCATCCTGAAGATACGTTCTGCTGAAGGTTTCCAGAAAGCCTTTTCTACTTGTGCTTCCCATCTCACAGCAGTGTTCATTTTTTATGGGACCATCATATTCATGTACTTCCAGCCAAGCTCAAGCCATTCAATGGACTCGGACAAAATGGTGTCAGTATTCTACACCATGGTCATCCCTATGTTGAACCCTTTGATCTATAGTCTAAGgaataaagaggtaaaaaatgCTTTTAGGAAGGCTGTGGGGGGACAATGGCTTCAACTAGATTATCCTTTTCCTTAG